Proteins encoded in a region of the Oncorhynchus gorbuscha isolate QuinsamMale2020 ecotype Even-year linkage group LG16, OgorEven_v1.0, whole genome shotgun sequence genome:
- the zgc:113176 gene encoding uncharacterized protein zgc:113176, whose amino-acid sequence MKIVHFPDQLGVLKAFFDQGMTRRRLPLLAATKTGLSESMVENWLGNERVKLAQSKAVSQHKTKLYKRNVSAYNLFMRDHLKAKGVMSGTLGKWQALPPATKAHYSEEADKLRSGVEGEPEGIKSIVFFYI is encoded by the exons ATGAAGATCGTACATTTTCCTGATCAATTAGGGGTATTGAAGGCCTTTTTTGACCAGGGAATGACCAGGAGACGGTTGCCTCTGCTGGCAGCCACCAAAACTGGCCTGTCAGAGAGTATGGTGGAG AACTGGTTAGGGAATGAAAGAGTAAAGCTGGCCCAGAGTAAAGCTGTCTCTCAACACAAAACTAAGCTCTACAAACGTAATGTGTCAGCTTACAACTTGTTTATGAGGGACCACCTTAAAGCTAAAG GAGTTATGTCAGGTACACTGGGCAAATGGCAGGCATTACCACCTGCCACAAAAGCCCATTACAGTGAGGAGGCAGACAAGCTACGGTCAGGAGTTGAAGGGGAACCTGAAGGCATTAAAA GTATTGTCTTTTTTTACATCTAA